One genomic segment of Luteimonas galliterrae includes these proteins:
- the rplB gene encoding 50S ribosomal protein L2, which yields MALMTFKPTSPGRRSAVRVVTPDLHKGAPHAALVEKKTNTGGRNHHGRITTRHIGGGHKQHYRMVDFKRDKEGIPARVERIEYDPNRTAHIALLCYVDGERRYIIAPKGLKTGDQVIAGNDAPIRAGNTLPLRNIPVGTTVHCIEMKPGKGAQIARAAGAGVQLIAREQGYATLRLRSGEMRRVPVECRATVGEVGNDEHNLEKLGKAGAKRWRGIKPTVRGAAMNPVDHPHGGGEAKAGQGNPHPVTPWGVPTKGYKTRKNKRTQKFIVRDRRS from the coding sequence ATGGCATTGATGACTTTCAAACCCACTTCTCCCGGCCGCCGCTCCGCGGTGCGCGTGGTCACGCCCGATCTGCACAAGGGCGCGCCGCACGCTGCGCTGGTCGAAAAGAAGACCAATACCGGTGGCCGCAACCACCACGGCCGCATCACCACCCGTCACATCGGCGGTGGCCACAAGCAGCATTACCGCATGGTCGATTTCAAGCGCGACAAGGAAGGTATTCCGGCGCGCGTTGAGCGGATCGAATACGATCCCAACCGCACCGCGCACATCGCGCTGCTGTGCTACGTCGACGGCGAGCGCCGCTACATCATCGCGCCCAAGGGCCTGAAGACGGGCGACCAGGTGATCGCGGGCAATGATGCTCCGATCCGCGCCGGCAATACCCTGCCGCTGCGCAACATCCCGGTCGGCACTACGGTGCACTGCATCGAGATGAAGCCGGGCAAGGGCGCCCAGATCGCCCGCGCCGCAGGCGCCGGCGTGCAGCTGATCGCGCGCGAGCAGGGCTACGCCACGCTGCGCCTTCGCTCCGGCGAAATGCGCCGCGTGCCGGTCGAGTGCCGCGCCACCGTCGGCGAAGTCGGCAACGACGAACACAACCTGGAAAAGCTGGGTAAGGCCGGTGCCAAGCGCTGGCGCGGCATCAAGCCGACCGTTCGCGGCGCGGCGATGAACCCGGTCGACCATCCGCACGGCGGCGGCGAAGCCAAGGCCGGACAGGGTAACCCGCATCCGGTCACGCCCTGGGGCGTGCCGACCAAGGGTTACAAGACGCGCAAGAACAAGCGCAC
- the rplW gene encoding 50S ribosomal protein L23, with product MNNANLYNVIRAPRVSEKTARLQEISNQYAFEVANDATKADIKAAVEQIFDVKVESVNVVNVKGKNKAFRFRQGRRGDWRKAYVKLAEGQSIDVMMTKA from the coding sequence ATGAACAACGCCAACCTTTACAACGTGATTCGTGCGCCGCGCGTGTCCGAAAAGACCGCCCGGTTGCAGGAAATTTCCAACCAATACGCTTTCGAAGTCGCCAACGACGCCACCAAAGCCGACATCAAGGCGGCGGTCGAGCAGATTTTCGACGTCAAGGTCGAGTCGGTGAACGTGGTCAACGTGAAGGGCAAGAACAAAGCCTTCCGTTTCCGCCAGGGCCGTCGCGGCGACTGGCGCAAGGCCTACGTCAAGCTGGCCGAAGGCCAGTCGATCGACGTAATGATGACCAAGGCCTGA